From the genome of Limisalsivibrio acetivorans, one region includes:
- a CDS encoding SixA phosphatase family protein — MRQYFIRHGHAAERYDWKGSDLERPLVEKGVTRGEKAFKNFFELYPEPDILISSEAVRSVQTAEIITELTGLQIHREPKLNPGASVSDYMEMVQKYSSYETVAFVGHEPDMSEFISYYISGSAMNVVLKKGSICHVENRFLVNLVQQKVLLC, encoded by the coding sequence ATGCGACAATACTTCATAAGGCACGGACATGCTGCCGAACGTTACGACTGGAAAGGTTCTGATCTCGAAAGGCCGCTGGTTGAAAAGGGTGTAACAAGAGGGGAGAAGGCTTTCAAGAACTTCTTTGAGCTTTATCCCGAGCCGGATATCCTGATTTCTTCCGAGGCTGTAAGATCCGTACAGACCGCAGAGATTATCACCGAACTGACAGGGCTTCAAATACACAGGGAGCCCAAGCTAAACCCCGGAGCCTCCGTTTCCGACTACATGGAAATGGTGCAGAAATACTCATCGTACGAAACAGTTGCCTTTGTCGGGCATGAGCCGGATATGTCCGAATTTATATCCTACTATATTTCCGGCAGTGCGATGAATGTTGTCCTTAAGAAAGGCTCTATCTGTCATGTTGAAAACAGATTTCTGGTCAACCTCGTTCAGCAGAAGGTGTTACTGTGCTGA
- a CDS encoding CHAD domain-containing protein, whose amino-acid sequence MRNITKRIERIDFESLKEALTPYELSVSETEERECILIDAFDWLLARAGLTLIYSPRLLELHGDGIFEENRVSKIPLSCSDLPDSPLADIVCPVIDPRVLLEKLSYTEKQYCASVLDDEGKTVARYLFKTMKSTDAQLDTVSLQELRGYSAEFKKADKALKRLGFGDIIEDEFSTFITLSGLDPRAYSTKVSAPDEPEMPAEDAVKSFLLDLLEIIEMNEEGTKLGLDIEFLHDFRVSVRRTRSALAMLKGVFPEGITNRFRADFKDVQKVTNQPRDLDVYAHMMQEYRELLPLSMENGLEPLEKMLEQTRKREQKSLAEYLESSEYHKIKEDWRSFLTGGMDAERTEKGAMPVRELAAEGIAKAYGKVIKKGGKLSEDSPADDYHKIRIDCKKLRYLLEFFGVLYPGKDSSKFISELKKLQDSLGSHQDYEVQQEELYTFVEEVKQKVDDPAPVSMAAGYLIKILSEKQMEERMKGLGLVKRFIREKMQNKVEEMLKK is encoded by the coding sequence TTGAGAAATATCACTAAGCGTATCGAAAGAATCGACTTTGAGAGCCTTAAAGAGGCTCTTACCCCCTATGAACTGAGTGTTTCCGAGACGGAAGAGAGGGAGTGCATACTCATTGACGCCTTTGACTGGCTCCTTGCACGTGCCGGGTTAACGCTCATTTACTCACCCAGGTTGCTGGAACTTCACGGCGATGGGATCTTTGAGGAGAACCGTGTCTCAAAGATACCTTTATCCTGCTCCGACCTCCCGGACAGCCCGCTGGCGGATATTGTTTGTCCGGTTATCGACCCCAGAGTTCTCCTTGAAAAGCTAAGCTACACAGAGAAGCAGTATTGTGCGAGTGTTCTCGATGATGAGGGGAAGACCGTTGCCAGGTACCTTTTCAAAACAATGAAAAGCACCGATGCCCAGCTCGATACGGTTTCACTGCAGGAGCTCAGGGGCTATTCTGCTGAGTTTAAAAAGGCGGATAAAGCTCTTAAAAGACTCGGGTTCGGCGATATTATCGAGGATGAGTTCAGCACCTTCATAACCCTTTCCGGTCTTGACCCCAGAGCTTACAGCACGAAGGTCTCTGCACCGGATGAACCTGAGATGCCCGCCGAGGATGCTGTTAAATCTTTCCTTCTGGATCTTCTCGAAATAATTGAGATGAATGAGGAGGGAACAAAGCTCGGGCTCGATATAGAGTTCCTACACGATTTCCGAGTATCCGTCCGCAGGACACGCTCCGCCCTTGCCATGCTTAAGGGTGTTTTCCCTGAGGGGATTACAAACAGATTCCGGGCGGATTTTAAGGACGTGCAGAAGGTTACGAACCAGCCCAGGGATCTGGATGTTTACGCCCATATGATGCAGGAGTACAGGGAGCTTCTCCCCCTATCCATGGAAAACGGCCTTGAGCCTCTGGAGAAGATGCTTGAGCAGACCAGAAAAAGGGAACAGAAGAGCCTTGCCGAATATCTGGAATCCTCTGAATATCATAAGATAAAAGAGGATTGGCGCAGCTTCCTCACAGGCGGAATGGATGCCGAAAGAACCGAAAAGGGCGCTATGCCTGTTCGGGAGCTGGCTGCTGAGGGTATAGCTAAAGCTTATGGAAAAGTCATTAAAAAGGGTGGTAAACTCTCAGAGGATTCTCCTGCGGATGACTATCACAAGATACGCATAGACTGCAAAAAACTTCGTTATCTCCTTGAGTTTTTTGGTGTGCTTTACCCGGGGAAGGATTCCTCAAAATTTATATCAGAGCTGAAAAAACTGCAGGACTCCCTCGGTTCGCACCAGGACTATGAGGTTCAGCAGGAGGAGCTCTATACCTTTGTGGAGGAAGTGAAGCAGAAGGTAGATGATCCGGCGCCGGTATCCATGGCGGCTGGCTATCTTATAAAGATACTCTCCGAAAAACAGATGGAGGAGAGGATGAAAGGCCTCGGACTAGTGAAGAGGTTTATCCGTGAAAAGATGCAGAATAAAGTGGAAGAGATGTTGAAAAAATGA